Proteins from a genomic interval of Aquabacterium sp. J223:
- a CDS encoding EAL domain-containing protein: MTAVAASPVHRALPVDAGDLLSQLRREGGVFVADHAGLRLASHFQPIYSLSHGRVVGHEALLRASDAQGRPVPPPQVFDLGDDLDELWRRDWLARAVHLANHAVAPPADQWLFLNAHPALFGGWREGEVRSFTDTVMHRFGIPPQRLVIEVLESALATQPQQVEASIRNAREHGCLIALDDFGAGHSNFDRVWRLKPEIVKLDRSLVARAAGDRAVRRMIVQLVSLLHECGALVLMEGIETTEEAFVALESDADLVQGYLFGRPQAALAAAERAPNALEAVWRDFEGRWRDDQLAGADRLQPYREALQSAALHMMAGVPLPTACAAFLDLPGAELCYMLGADGRQIGDNCWAERVRQATLGRPASLAFAPLRDARGARWSRRPYFRRAVQQPAQVQTTRPYRTLHGGHLSVTVSIAFAPAATAALQVLCGDVAWDTL; the protein is encoded by the coding sequence ATGACCGCCGTCGCCGCCTCCCCCGTCCACCGTGCGCTGCCCGTCGACGCCGGCGACCTGCTGTCGCAGCTGCGGCGCGAGGGCGGGGTCTTCGTCGCCGACCATGCCGGCCTGCGGCTGGCCAGCCACTTCCAGCCGATCTACAGCCTGTCCCACGGCCGGGTGGTGGGCCACGAGGCGCTGCTGCGCGCCAGCGATGCGCAGGGCCGGCCGGTGCCGCCGCCGCAGGTGTTTGACCTCGGCGACGACCTCGACGAGCTGTGGCGCCGCGACTGGCTGGCCCGTGCGGTGCACCTGGCCAACCACGCGGTCGCGCCACCGGCCGACCAGTGGCTGTTCCTCAACGCCCACCCGGCCCTGTTCGGCGGCTGGCGCGAAGGCGAGGTGCGGTCGTTCACCGACACCGTCATGCACCGCTTCGGCATCCCGCCGCAGCGGCTGGTGATCGAGGTGCTGGAAAGCGCGCTGGCGACGCAGCCGCAGCAGGTGGAGGCCTCGATCCGGAACGCCCGCGAGCACGGCTGCCTCATCGCGCTGGACGACTTCGGCGCCGGCCATTCCAACTTCGACCGCGTCTGGCGGCTCAAGCCCGAGATCGTCAAGCTCGACCGCAGCCTGGTCGCCCGCGCGGCGGGCGACCGCGCCGTGCGGCGGATGATCGTGCAGCTGGTGTCGCTGCTGCACGAATGCGGCGCGCTGGTGCTGATGGAAGGCATCGAGACCACGGAGGAAGCGTTCGTCGCGCTGGAGTCCGACGCCGACCTGGTGCAGGGTTACCTCTTCGGCCGTCCGCAGGCGGCGCTGGCCGCGGCCGAACGCGCGCCGAACGCGCTGGAAGCGGTGTGGCGCGACTTCGAGGGCCGCTGGCGGGACGACCAGCTGGCCGGGGCCGACCGGCTGCAGCCCTACCGCGAGGCCCTGCAGTCCGCCGCGCTGCACATGATGGCCGGCGTGCCGCTGCCGACCGCCTGCGCCGCCTTCCTCGACCTGCCTGGCGCGGAGCTGTGCTACATGCTGGGCGCCGACGGCCGGCAGATCGGCGACAACTGCTGGGCCGAGCGCGTCCGGCAGGCCACGCTGGGCCGCCCGGCCAGCCTGGCCTTCGCCCCGCTGCGCGATGCGCGCGGCGCCCGCTGGAGCCGCCGGCCCTACTTCCGGCGGGCGGTGCAGCAGCCGGCGCAGGTGCAGACCACACGGCCCTACCGCACCCTGCACGGCGGCCACCTCAGCGTGACGGTCTCCATCGCCTTCGCACCGGCCGCCACCGCCGCGCTGCAGGTGCTGTGCGGCGACGTGGCCTGGGACACGCTCTGA
- a CDS encoding antibiotic biosynthesis monooxygenase codes for MILEVADIRIRPGEQTAFDAAIERGLTTVIAKAAGYRGHRVLKGIESPERYLLTIWWDSVDAHNVGFRQSPAFAEWRAIVGPFFAHAPQVEHFDRLTESGER; via the coding sequence ATGATCCTCGAAGTCGCCGACATCCGAATCCGCCCGGGCGAGCAGACCGCCTTCGACGCCGCGATCGAACGCGGCCTGACCACGGTCATCGCCAAGGCCGCCGGCTACCGCGGCCACCGCGTGCTCAAGGGCATCGAGAGCCCCGAGCGCTACCTGCTCACCATCTGGTGGGACAGCGTCGACGCCCACAACGTCGGTTTCCGCCAGAGCCCGGCCTTCGCCGAATGGCGCGCCATCGTCGGCCCCTTCTTCGCCCACGCGCCGCAGGTGGAGCACTTCGACCGGTTGACCGAGTCGGGCGAGCGCTAG
- a CDS encoding ATP-binding protein gives MKMGVLLATSALTAYIAFTSRQGEAANMQYWSLTASGVLLTIVIYGFTRLSAWQTLVLGLFNLGVFCGIALLAPVDARLYSRMAVHLLAANVACYTLNRLVSWRERKLFWHVKRRRSITELRKAKEKAEAADRAKSSFLANMSHEIRTPMNGIIGTLALLDRAKLPQDQQHLIDLARLSADTLMGVLNDLLDFAKIDAKKVALRPRPFDVRACVLEACEVFKATAEAKGLLLRVRVAEVDRGTAQVVGDQEKLRRVLMNLVSNAIKFTHHGVVDVRLVAEDLGEEVRVEVQVRDTGIGISADKMHELFQPFYQVETGSNRSYGGTGLGLAISRQLVEAMGGAITLASEPGAGTVFTVALALPKAALTNSSPMPLQSLERPVGRAPLAGTVLLVEDNDVNAYISEAILKRMGLLVVHAGNGPQAVELYRSRAFDAVLMDCEMPGMDGYRATREIRALEEVSGRRRTPVIALTAHALELVREACLASGMDHYLSKPLDPETGEAVLRQLIEGPRGIAGTTAVDIDLASFDRDNPWSNAIH, from the coding sequence ATGAAGATGGGCGTGTTGCTGGCGACGTCGGCGCTCACCGCCTACATCGCCTTCACCAGCCGCCAGGGCGAGGCGGCCAACATGCAGTACTGGAGCCTCACCGCCTCTGGTGTGCTGCTGACCATCGTCATCTACGGCTTCACCCGGCTCAGCGCCTGGCAGACGCTGGTGCTGGGGCTGTTCAACCTCGGCGTGTTCTGCGGCATCGCCCTGCTGGCGCCGGTGGACGCCCGGCTGTACAGCCGCATGGCGGTGCACCTGCTGGCGGCCAACGTCGCCTGCTACACGCTGAACCGGCTGGTCAGCTGGCGTGAACGCAAATTGTTTTGGCATGTCAAGCGCCGGCGCAGCATTACTGAATTGCGCAAGGCGAAGGAAAAGGCCGAGGCCGCCGACCGGGCGAAATCGAGCTTTCTCGCCAACATGAGTCATGAAATCCGTACACCGATGAACGGGATCATCGGCACCCTGGCGCTGCTGGACCGCGCCAAGCTGCCGCAGGACCAGCAGCACCTGATCGACCTGGCCCGGCTGTCGGCCGACACGTTGATGGGCGTGCTCAACGACCTGCTCGACTTCGCCAAGATCGATGCCAAGAAGGTGGCCCTGCGGCCGCGGCCGTTCGACGTCCGGGCCTGCGTGCTGGAGGCCTGCGAGGTGTTCAAGGCCACCGCCGAAGCCAAGGGCCTGCTGCTGCGGGTGCGGGTGGCGGAGGTCGACCGCGGCACCGCCCAGGTGGTCGGCGACCAGGAGAAGCTGCGCCGGGTGCTGATGAACCTGGTCAGCAATGCCATCAAGTTCACCCACCACGGAGTGGTCGACGTGCGTCTGGTCGCCGAGGACCTGGGCGAAGAGGTGCGCGTCGAGGTGCAGGTGCGCGACACCGGCATCGGCATCTCGGCCGACAAGATGCACGAGCTGTTCCAGCCGTTCTACCAGGTGGAGACGGGCAGCAACCGGTCCTACGGCGGCACCGGCCTCGGCCTGGCCATCTCGCGGCAGCTGGTCGAGGCGATGGGCGGTGCCATCACGCTGGCCAGCGAGCCGGGCGCGGGCACCGTGTTCACGGTCGCACTCGCCTTGCCCAAGGCGGCGCTGACCAACAGCTCGCCGATGCCGCTGCAGTCGCTGGAGCGACCGGTCGGTCGGGCGCCGCTGGCCGGCACCGTGCTGCTGGTCGAGGACAACGACGTCAACGCGTACATCTCCGAGGCCATCCTCAAGCGCATGGGGCTGCTGGTGGTGCACGCGGGCAACGGCCCGCAGGCGGTGGAGCTGTACCGCAGCCGGGCCTTCGACGCCGTGTTGATGGACTGCGAGATGCCCGGCATGGACGGCTACCGCGCCACCCGCGAGATCCGCGCGCTGGAGGAGGTGAGCGGCCGCCGGCGCACGCCGGTGATCGCGCTGACGGCGCATGCGCTGGAGCTGGTGCGCGAGGCCTGCCTGGCCAGCGGCATGGACCACTACCTGAGCAAGCCGCTCGACCCCGAGACCGGCGAGGCGGTGCTGCGCCAGCTGATCGAAGGGCCGCGGGGCATCGCCGGCACCACGGCGGTGGACATCGACCTCGCTTCCTTCGACCGCGACAACCCCTGGTCGAACGCGATTCATTGA
- the cutA gene encoding divalent-cation tolerance protein CutA, whose product MPEPLVALFTTVGSEVDARRLAALLVERRLAACVQVSAIESVYRWQGAVQQDREWRLLAKTPEACRDAALTAWREAHPYDLPALWWQPVDAEPRYAGWVADETAPPRRP is encoded by the coding sequence ATGCCCGAGCCGCTCGTCGCCCTCTTCACCACCGTCGGCAGCGAGGTCGATGCCCGCCGACTGGCCGCGCTGCTGGTCGAGCGGCGGCTGGCCGCCTGCGTGCAGGTCAGCGCCATCGAGAGCGTCTACCGCTGGCAGGGCGCCGTGCAGCAGGACCGGGAGTGGCGGCTGCTGGCCAAGACCCCCGAGGCCTGCCGTGACGCCGCGCTGACGGCCTGGCGCGAGGCCCATCCCTACGACCTGCCGGCGCTGTGGTGGCAGCCCGTCGACGCCGAGCCGCGCTACGCCGGCTGGGTCGCCGACGAGACCGCCCCGCCACGCCGGCCCTGA
- a CDS encoding ornithine cyclodeaminase family protein — MHLLDAAATEAALPFHRLIPALREAFAAGDTVVPPRQVLALPGLVGAPGVTSLVMPAWQGRHYAVKTVNIAPGNAASGLPGLHAVVTLFDAQTGVPLAVLDGGVVTARRTAAASALAGSWLAPRGRPLHLLVVGAGAVARLLPMAWREVRPLATVSVWARRTEQARALAMHWRSLGLIAEAADRLDDAVAEADVVSTATLAAEPLIEGRRLKPGAHLDLIGGFTPAMREADDDCFRGAGLWIDQPEALAKSGDLLGPMARGVFGAGDVRGTLSSLARGEAPGRRSDEERTVFKSVGTALEDLTAARLAIERPAG; from the coding sequence GTGCACCTCCTTGACGCCGCCGCCACCGAGGCGGCCCTGCCCTTTCACCGCCTGATCCCCGCGCTGCGCGAGGCCTTCGCGGCGGGCGACACGGTGGTGCCGCCGCGGCAGGTGCTGGCCCTGCCCGGCCTGGTCGGCGCCCCCGGGGTGACCTCGCTGGTCATGCCCGCGTGGCAAGGCCGGCACTACGCGGTCAAGACGGTGAACATCGCGCCCGGCAACGCGGCGTCGGGCCTGCCCGGGCTGCATGCCGTGGTGACGCTGTTCGACGCGCAGACCGGCGTGCCGCTGGCGGTGCTGGACGGCGGCGTGGTGACGGCCCGGCGCACCGCGGCGGCCTCGGCGCTGGCCGGGTCGTGGCTGGCGCCACGGGGCCGGCCGCTGCACCTGCTGGTCGTCGGCGCGGGGGCGGTGGCCCGCCTGCTGCCAATGGCTTGGCGCGAAGTGCGGCCGCTCGCGACGGTCAGCGTCTGGGCGCGCCGGACCGAGCAGGCGCGGGCGCTGGCCATGCACTGGCGGTCGCTGGGCCTCATCGCCGAGGCGGCGGACCGACTCGACGACGCGGTGGCCGAGGCCGATGTGGTCAGCACCGCCACCCTGGCCGCGGAGCCGCTGATCGAAGGCCGCCGGCTGAAGCCCGGCGCGCACCTGGACCTCATCGGCGGCTTTACGCCCGCCATGCGCGAGGCCGACGACGACTGCTTCCGCGGCGCCGGCCTGTGGATCGACCAGCCCGAGGCGCTGGCCAAGAGCGGCGACCTGCTGGGGCCGATGGCGCGTGGGGTGTTCGGCGCCGGCGACGTGCGGGGAACGCTCTCATCGCTGGCCCGCGGCGAGGCCCCGGGGCGTCGGTCGGACGAGGAGCGCACCGTCTTCAAGTCGGTGGGCACCGCGCTGGAGGACCTGACGGCGGCGCGCCTGGCGATCGAGCGGCCAGCGGGCTGA
- a CDS encoding pirin family protein: MSDLLPPSLDTVIVPRSADLGEGMVVHRSLPHVQRRTVGPFVFFDAIGPSRLAPGRAMDVRPHPHIGLATVTYLFEGEILHRDSLGCVQPIKPGAVNWMTAGRGIVHSERTPMELRGAPDGLPYHGAQVWVALPADREEVEPAFHHHPADTLPAFDDGAGVQGRLVLGDLQGLRSPVAVSSPMFQLDLRLAPGARFELPAEHVERAAHLFEGSLEVEGHPLEAGRLAVFTRGVPVVLRAGDQGARLIAFGGEPLEGPRFVWWNFVSSRKERIEQAKADWQAGRFAAVPGETEFIPLPEKVAAQPAPPAQQPRPVDYP; the protein is encoded by the coding sequence ATGTCCGACCTGCTGCCGCCGTCGCTGGACACCGTCATCGTCCCGCGCAGTGCCGACCTCGGCGAGGGCATGGTGGTGCACCGCTCGCTGCCCCATGTGCAGCGGCGCACCGTCGGCCCCTTCGTCTTCTTCGACGCCATCGGGCCGTCGCGGCTGGCGCCCGGCCGCGCGATGGACGTGCGGCCGCACCCGCACATCGGCCTGGCCACCGTGACCTACCTGTTCGAGGGCGAGATCCTGCACCGCGACAGCCTGGGCTGCGTGCAGCCGATCAAGCCCGGCGCGGTGAACTGGATGACGGCCGGCCGCGGCATCGTGCATTCGGAGCGCACGCCGATGGAACTGCGCGGCGCGCCCGACGGCCTGCCGTACCACGGCGCGCAGGTGTGGGTGGCGCTGCCGGCGGACCGGGAAGAGGTCGAGCCCGCCTTCCACCACCACCCCGCCGACACGCTGCCCGCCTTCGACGATGGTGCCGGCGTGCAGGGCCGGCTGGTGCTCGGCGACCTGCAGGGCCTGCGCTCGCCGGTGGCGGTGTCCTCGCCGATGTTCCAGCTCGACCTGCGGCTGGCGCCCGGGGCGCGCTTCGAGCTGCCCGCCGAGCACGTGGAGCGCGCGGCCCACCTCTTCGAAGGCTCGCTCGAGGTCGAGGGGCATCCGCTCGAGGCCGGCCGCCTCGCCGTCTTCACGCGCGGCGTGCCCGTGGTGCTGCGCGCCGGCGACCAGGGCGCCCGCCTCATCGCCTTCGGCGGCGAGCCGCTGGAGGGCCCGCGCTTCGTCTGGTGGAACTTCGTCAGCAGCCGCAAGGAGCGCATCGAGCAGGCCAAGGCCGACTGGCAGGCCGGCCGCTTCGCCGCCGTGCCCGGCGAGACCGAGTTCATCCCGCTGCCGGAGAAGGTGGCGGCGCAGCCCGCGCCGCCGGCGCAGCAGCCGCGCCCGGTGGACTACCCCTGA
- a CDS encoding DMT family transporter, with protein sequence MKRVDVIELLALASLWGGSFLFTRIAVPEFGPLPLATLRIVGGALCLLPLLLWQGQAPALLTHWRALLAVGFFNSALPFTLFNVAALSLPAGMLGVFNATTPLWGALIAWAWLGERPGGWKALGLAIGFAGAAGLALTKAGAGGGQAGPWAVLACLAATAAYGLAASMTRRWTNSVPVIVLATGSLLASAIVLAPAAALTWPARLPGALAWGSVAALALLSTGVAYVLYFRLLARSGPATALSVTYLVPVFATLWGGLLLDEPVTAAMLTGGAVILAGTALVTGLVVPGRRRAKAA encoded by the coding sequence ATGAAGCGGGTCGACGTCATCGAACTGCTCGCGCTGGCCTCGCTGTGGGGCGGGTCCTTCCTGTTCACCCGCATCGCGGTGCCGGAGTTCGGCCCGCTGCCGCTGGCCACGCTGCGCATCGTCGGCGGCGCGCTGTGCCTGCTGCCGCTGCTGCTGTGGCAGGGCCAAGCGCCGGCGTTGTTGACGCACTGGCGGGCGCTGCTGGCCGTCGGCTTCTTCAACTCGGCGCTGCCGTTCACGCTGTTCAACGTCGCGGCGCTGTCGCTGCCGGCCGGCATGCTGGGTGTGTTCAACGCCACCACGCCGCTGTGGGGCGCGCTCATCGCCTGGGCCTGGCTGGGCGAACGGCCCGGCGGCTGGAAGGCGTTGGGCCTTGCCATCGGGTTCGCCGGCGCCGCCGGCCTGGCGCTGACCAAGGCGGGCGCCGGTGGCGGGCAGGCCGGCCCGTGGGCGGTGCTGGCCTGCCTGGCCGCCACCGCGGCCTACGGCCTGGCGGCCAGCATGACCCGGCGCTGGACGAACAGCGTGCCGGTGATCGTGCTGGCCACCGGCAGCCTGCTCGCCAGCGCCATCGTGCTGGCGCCGGCCGCGGCGCTCACCTGGCCGGCCCGCCTGCCCGGCGCGCTGGCCTGGGGCTCGGTGGCCGCGCTGGCGCTGCTGTCCACCGGCGTGGCCTACGTCCTCTACTTCCGGCTGCTCGCCCGCAGCGGGCCGGCGACGGCGCTGTCGGTGACCTACCTCGTCCCCGTCTTCGCCACGCTGTGGGGCGGACTGCTGCTGGACGAGCCGGTGACCGCCGCCATGCTGACGGGCGGTGCGGTCATCCTCGCCGGCACGGCGCTGGTCACCGGGCTGGTGGTGCCGGGACGGCGCCGGGCCAAGGCGGCATGA
- a CDS encoding PHB depolymerase family esterase — translation MRRRPALLGLIALLPPLLMLAPATAQDGGLRERLRERREQRREQATHPGPLAAGTHTLQVEHGGERREVILHVPARVDAARPAPLVLAFHGGGGHAAYMADDGRYGWVSKAEREGFVVAFPNGHSRRRSGRFATWNAGGCCGEARDRNVDDVGFSRAVVAAVAARVAVDRGRVFATGMSNGGMLAHRLACDAADLFRAVAAVAGTDGTTECRPSRPVSVLHVHARDDTHVLFDGGAGADAFRDPSQVMAFTSVADTMARWVQRNRCAPTPQRVLSRPGAFCEAYSGCAGGSRVQLCVTEDGGHSWPGAPSVRRGKAPASSALDANEVIWDFFVTSAAVR, via the coding sequence ATGCGCCGCCGTCCTGCCCTGCTGGGCCTGATCGCCCTGCTGCCACCGCTGCTGATGCTGGCGCCCGCGACAGCGCAAGACGGCGGCCTGCGCGAACGGCTGAGGGAACGCCGCGAGCAGCGGCGCGAGCAGGCGACGCACCCCGGGCCGCTGGCCGCCGGCACGCACACGCTGCAGGTCGAGCACGGCGGCGAGCGGCGCGAGGTGATCCTGCACGTGCCCGCCCGCGTCGACGCCGCCCGCCCGGCACCGCTGGTCCTCGCCTTCCACGGCGGCGGCGGCCATGCCGCGTACATGGCCGACGACGGCCGCTACGGGTGGGTCTCGAAGGCCGAGCGCGAGGGCTTCGTCGTCGCCTTCCCCAACGGCCACAGCCGGCGTCGCAGCGGCCGCTTCGCCACCTGGAACGCCGGCGGCTGCTGCGGCGAGGCGCGGGATCGGAACGTCGACGACGTCGGCTTCTCGCGCGCGGTGGTGGCGGCCGTGGCCGCCCGGGTGGCCGTCGACCGGGGCCGGGTGTTCGCCACCGGCATGTCCAACGGCGGCATGCTGGCGCATCGGCTGGCCTGCGACGCGGCGGACCTGTTCCGCGCCGTCGCCGCGGTGGCCGGCACCGACGGCACCACCGAGTGCCGCCCGTCGCGTCCGGTGTCGGTGCTGCACGTGCACGCCCGTGACGACACCCACGTGCTGTTCGACGGAGGCGCGGGCGCCGACGCCTTCCGCGATCCGAGCCAGGTCATGGCCTTCACCTCGGTGGCCGACACGATGGCGCGCTGGGTGCAGCGCAACCGCTGCGCGCCGACGCCGCAGCGGGTGCTGTCGCGGCCGGGCGCGTTCTGCGAGGCCTACAGCGGCTGTGCCGGCGGCAGCCGGGTGCAGTTGTGCGTCACCGAGGACGGCGGCCACTCCTGGCCCGGCGCGCCGAGCGTGCGCCGCGGCAAGGCGCCGGCGTCCAGCGCGCTCGACGCCAACGAGGTGATCTGGGACTTCTTCGTCACCTCGGCCGCGGTCCGCTGA
- a CDS encoding Ada metal-binding domain-containing protein: MPYAPTADDSAAYQALCARDARFDGRLFVGVTSTGVYCRPVCRVRTPRLTHCRFFGHAAAAEAAGFRPCLRCRPERAPGRTWSTADATQALAAQAAPLLQAAAHDGEPQPVARVARRLGVTDRHLRRLFTAAHGVTPIDYLLTTRLLMAKQLLADTDLGVAQVALAAGFGDGRRLHEALARRYRLSPSDLRRGHGGAGPAGGTALTLRLGFRPPLDAAGLLRFLGARALPGVEGVTADGQWRRTLRLPAPDGQGAIDGWLSARFDVERHELVLDAAPAFAPVLGRLVRRVRQALDLDADPEPIDVALAALPFAPVPGLRLPGSADGFETAVRIVLGQQISVAAARTLALRLVARFGTPVATPFAELDRAFPTPAVLAAADADDLGRLGIVRQRVAALQALARAVADGSLVLDAGGADLDTTLAALLALPGIGPWTAQLIALRVLGWPDAWPASDLGLLRAFGVTTAAAATEAVQACRPWRSYAVIRAWQALDHRTAT, from the coding sequence ATGCCGTACGCCCCGACCGCCGACGACAGCGCCGCCTACCAGGCCCTGTGCGCCCGCGACGCGCGCTTCGACGGCCGGCTGTTCGTCGGCGTCACCTCCACCGGCGTGTACTGCCGGCCGGTGTGCCGGGTGCGCACCCCACGGCTGACCCATTGCCGCTTCTTCGGCCATGCCGCGGCGGCCGAGGCGGCCGGCTTCCGCCCCTGCCTGCGCTGCCGGCCGGAACGCGCGCCGGGCCGCACCTGGTCGACCGCCGACGCCACGCAGGCGCTGGCCGCGCAGGCCGCGCCGCTGCTGCAGGCGGCGGCGCACGACGGCGAGCCGCAGCCGGTGGCGCGGGTGGCGCGGCGGCTGGGCGTGACCGACCGGCACCTGCGCCGGCTCTTCACCGCCGCGCACGGCGTGACGCCGATCGACTACCTGCTCACCACCCGGCTGCTGATGGCGAAACAGTTGCTGGCCGACACCGACCTCGGCGTGGCCCAGGTGGCGCTGGCCGCCGGCTTTGGCGACGGCCGCCGGCTGCACGAGGCGCTGGCCCGGCGCTACCGCCTGTCGCCCAGCGACCTGCGGCGAGGGCATGGCGGCGCGGGGCCGGCCGGCGGTACGGCGCTCACGCTGCGCCTGGGCTTCCGCCCGCCGCTGGACGCCGCGGGCCTGCTGCGCTTCCTCGGCGCCCGCGCGCTGCCCGGCGTCGAGGGGGTGACGGCCGACGGCCAGTGGCGCCGCACGCTGCGCCTGCCCGCGCCCGATGGACAGGGCGCCATCGACGGCTGGCTGTCCGCGCGCTTCGACGTCGAACGCCATGAGCTGGTGCTGGACGCCGCGCCCGCCTTCGCGCCGGTGCTGGGCCGGCTGGTGCGCCGGGTGCGCCAGGCGCTGGACCTGGACGCCGACCCGGAGCCGATCGACGTCGCCCTGGCCGCCCTGCCCTTCGCGCCGGTGCCCGGCCTGCGCCTGCCCGGCAGCGCGGACGGCTTCGAGACGGCGGTGCGCATCGTGCTCGGCCAGCAGATCAGCGTGGCTGCCGCACGCACGCTGGCGCTGCGGCTGGTCGCGCGCTTCGGCACGCCGGTGGCCACGCCCTTCGCGGAGCTCGACCGTGCCTTCCCCACGCCCGCGGTGCTGGCCGCCGCCGACGCCGACGACCTCGGCCGCCTGGGCATCGTGCGCCAGCGGGTGGCCGCGCTGCAGGCCCTGGCACGGGCCGTGGCCGACGGGTCGCTGGTGCTCGACGCCGGGGGCGCCGACCTGGACACCACCCTGGCCGCGCTGCTCGCGCTGCCCGGCATCGGCCCGTGGACGGCCCAGCTGATTGCGCTGCGCGTGCTGGGCTGGCCCGACGCCTGGCCGGCCTCGGACCTCGGCCTGCTGCGCGCCTTCGGCGTCACCACCGCGGCGGCGGCCACCGAGGCCGTGCAGGCCTGCCGGCCCTGGCGCAGCTACGCCGTCATCCGCGCCTGGCAGGCGCTGGACCACAGGACCGCCACATGA
- a CDS encoding ChaN family lipoprotein codes for MRSSRRGLLKCAAALPLPGCAALAGPPALPGVARERRFVLLGELHDRAAHHRLRAAWIAQLAAATPTRLRIVFEQMDRGRDAAIAQAQARGADADAIADAAALDRAGWRWPLHRPLVEAALAARAEIVGGNLSREAARAVVRDAAAVPDDLAPALRDPGWTDALAQRLVGEIADAHGDALPAALVPGLVRAQRLRDAALAQAMSQGLAPGRRAVLIAGNGHVRDDLGVPHQLRRLGVARSDIASVLLLDEGVPAMPADAVLRLPA; via the coding sequence GTGAGGTCGTCGCGGCGCGGTCTGCTGAAGTGTGCGGCGGCGCTGCCGCTGCCCGGCTGCGCCGCCCTGGCCGGACCGCCGGCACTGCCCGGGGTGGCCCGCGAGCGCCGCTTCGTGCTGCTCGGTGAGTTGCACGACCGCGCGGCCCACCACCGGCTGCGAGCGGCCTGGATCGCGCAGCTCGCGGCGGCCACGCCGACGCGGCTGCGCATCGTCTTCGAGCAGATGGACCGCGGCCGCGACGCCGCGATCGCACAGGCGCAGGCGCGCGGCGCCGACGCCGACGCCATCGCCGACGCCGCCGCGCTGGACCGTGCCGGCTGGCGCTGGCCGCTGCACCGGCCGCTGGTGGAGGCGGCGCTGGCCGCACGGGCCGAGATCGTCGGCGGCAACCTGTCGCGCGAGGCGGCGCGGGCGGTGGTGCGCGACGCCGCGGCCGTGCCCGACGACCTGGCACCGGCGCTGCGCGACCCCGGCTGGACCGATGCCCTGGCGCAGCGGCTGGTCGGCGAGATCGCCGACGCCCACGGCGACGCCCTGCCCGCGGCGCTGGTCCCCGGCCTCGTGCGCGCGCAGCGGCTGCGCGACGCCGCGCTGGCTCAGGCCATGAGCCAGGGGCTGGCGCCCGGCCGCCGCGCGGTGCTGATCGCCGGCAACGGCCATGTGCGCGACGACCTCGGCGTGCCGCACCAGCTGCGGCGGCTGGGCGTGGCGCGGTCGGACATCGCCAGCGTGCTGCTGCTCGACGAGGGCGTGCCCGCCATGCCGGCGGATGCCGTGCTGCGGCTGCCGGCCTAG
- a CDS encoding methylated-DNA--[protein]-cysteine S-methyltransferase, translated as MTASLNTHLIAWCQVDTPLGPMTLAAARHGLAGAWFDGQRHHPGPLRAPEVPDHPLLVEAARQITDHFAGRRRRFELPLDLHGTAFQQSVWQALLALPCGATAGYGAIARAIGRPSAVRAVGAAVGRNPVSIVVPCHRVLGHDGGLTGYAGGLDRKQALLLLEGVGAALPPAHRRALAPA; from the coding sequence ATGACCGCTTCGCTGAACACGCACCTGATCGCTTGGTGCCAGGTTGACACCCCCTTGGGGCCGATGACCCTCGCCGCCGCGCGGCACGGCCTGGCTGGCGCCTGGTTCGACGGCCAGCGCCACCACCCCGGGCCGCTGCGCGCCCCCGAGGTGCCGGACCACCCGCTGCTGGTCGAGGCGGCCCGCCAGATCACCGACCACTTCGCCGGCCGGCGCCGCCGCTTCGAGCTGCCGCTGGACCTGCACGGCACCGCCTTCCAGCAGTCGGTGTGGCAGGCGCTGCTGGCCCTGCCCTGCGGCGCGACCGCCGGCTACGGCGCGATCGCCCGCGCCATCGGCCGGCCGTCGGCGGTGCGTGCGGTGGGCGCCGCGGTCGGCCGCAACCCGGTGTCCATCGTCGTGCCCTGCCACCGGGTGCTGGGCCACGACGGCGGCCTCACCGGCTACGCCGGCGGGCTGGACCGCAAGCAGGCGCTGCTGCTGCTCGAAGGCGTGGGCGCAGCGCTGCCGCCGGCGCACCGGCGCGCGCTGGCCCCGGCATGA